The following proteins are encoded in a genomic region of Rhodocyclaceae bacterium:
- a CDS encoding ParB/RepB/Spo0J family partition protein codes for MKRIAEKSKLINLPPATPAGREDVSGRKMPLPSPSMANGPTVPGPGVSAGNAVASSRAFTGVGAMMAALGQGGALGKELEEVKARLAEFEGTLPVRLLDPRRIQPSAFANRHSTEYTSPAFAELKREIEQARVNVQPIKVRPGGASGTFEIVFGHRRHRACLDLGLEVLAIVEEVTDRDLWLQMDQENRGRRDLSPWEQGRSIQMALRSGLFPSVRRLAESAGIDFSNAAKLLKLAELPDDIVAAFEKPTDLQVHWAGPLSRALQIDPESVLARARSLGVRGTVPRASKQILAELLGEGASSIPAPDTPVTVSRDGVKLATIRRGSAQRVVVEIHRAADLQDVAAQVARWLDGEVSGRDPER; via the coding sequence ATGAAACGTATCGCGGAAAAATCGAAACTGATCAATCTGCCGCCGGCCACCCCTGCAGGCCGCGAGGATGTCTCCGGCAGAAAGATGCCGCTGCCCTCCCCTTCCATGGCCAACGGGCCGACGGTGCCCGGACCGGGCGTCTCTGCCGGCAACGCAGTCGCGTCGTCGCGAGCGTTTACCGGCGTCGGTGCCATGATGGCCGCATTGGGGCAAGGGGGAGCGCTCGGCAAGGAACTCGAGGAGGTGAAAGCCCGACTCGCCGAGTTCGAGGGCACACTCCCCGTTCGTCTGCTCGATCCCCGGCGTATCCAGCCGAGCGCATTCGCCAACCGGCATTCGACCGAGTACACCTCGCCAGCCTTCGCGGAACTCAAACGTGAGATCGAACAGGCACGGGTGAACGTTCAGCCCATCAAGGTTCGGCCAGGCGGCGCGTCGGGTACGTTCGAGATCGTGTTCGGTCATCGACGGCACCGCGCCTGCCTCGATCTCGGCCTGGAGGTGTTGGCCATCGTGGAGGAGGTCACGGACCGGGACCTGTGGCTGCAGATGGATCAGGAGAACCGTGGCCGTCGCGACCTGAGCCCGTGGGAGCAGGGTCGAAGCATCCAGATGGCGCTTCGCAGTGGTCTGTTTCCCTCCGTGCGGCGCCTCGCCGAAAGCGCCGGCATCGATTTCAGCAACGCTGCCAAGCTGCTCAAGCTGGCCGAGTTACCAGACGACATCGTGGCGGCGTTCGAAAAGCCGACGGATCTGCAAGTTCACTGGGCCGGTCCCCTGTCCAGGGCACTTCAGATCGATCCCGAGTCCGTTCTGGCGCGTGCGCGAAGCCTCGGAGTGCGTGGTACCGTACCACGCGCATCGAAGCAGATACTGGCCGAGTTGCTCGGGGAAGGTGCGTCGAGCATCCCCGCCCCGGACACACCAGTCACGGTATCGCGTGACGGCGTGAAGCTGGCAACGATCCGGCGTGGTAGCGCACAGCGCGTCGTCGTCGAAATCCACCGCGCGGCCGATCTGCAGGACGTCGCCGCACAGGTAGCGCGATGGCTGGATGGTGAAGTGTCCGGACGCGATCCGGAAAGGTGA